A stretch of DNA from Brevibacterium ihuae:
GCCTCGACCGGCGGGTACATGCCGGGCATCGCGATGAACCCGCCGAGCGGGAGGGCCTTGATCCCGTACTCGGTCTCGCCGCGGCGGCGGGAGAACAGGGTGGGGCCGAAGCCGACCATGTAGTGAGTGACCTTGACCCCGAACCTCTTGGCGGGGACGAGGTGGCCGAGCTCGTGGAGCGCGATCGAGAGGCTGATCCCGACGAGGAAGAGGACGACGCCGACGGCGTAGAGCAGCGGCGTCACCGGTCGACGAGCTCTCGGGCATGGGCGCGGGCGGCGGCGTCCGCGGCGAGCACGGTCTCGAGGGTGAGCTCGGATTCGGCCCGGTCGGCGCCGGGCACGGACTGCGCGCCGTCGCCGGTGAGAGAGTCGAGCGCGGCGGCGATCCCGTCGCCGATCTGCCCGAACGTGATCCGGCCGGCGTGGAAGGCGTCGACGAGGACTTCGTTCGCGGCGTTGTACACCGCCGGCGCGGTGCCGCCGTGGCGACCGGCCCGGTACGCGAGGTCGAGGGCGGGGAACGCCTCCCGGTCCACCGGCTCGAAGGTCCACGTCGTCGGCGAGGTCCAGTCGTTGGGCGCGGCGGCGCCGGGCACGCGCCGGGTCGCGCCGGAGCGATCGGTGCCGAGCGCGTAGGCGATCGGCAGCCGCATGTCCGGGGGCGACACCTGGGCGAGCGTCGAGCCGTCGACGTACTCGACCATCGAATGGATCTGGGACTGGGGGTGGACGACGACGTCGATCCGGTCGTAGTCGATGTCGAACAGGAGGTGTGCCTCGATGACCTCGAGACCTTTGTTGACGAGCGTTGCGGAGTTCGTCGTGATGACGGTGCCCATGTTCCACGTCGGGTGGACGAGCGCCTGGGCCGGGGTGACGGAGTCGAGCTCGGCCCGGCTCATCCCCCGGAACGGCCCGCCCGAGGCGGTGATGACGAGGCGGCGGACCTCATCCGCCCGGCCGGCGCGCAGCGCCTGCGCGATGGCGGAGTGCTCGCTGTCGACCGGGATGAGGCGCGCGCCGGTGCGCGCGGCGGCGGCGAGCACGACGGGGCCGCCGACGATGAGCGACTCCTTGTTCGCGAGCGCGACGTCCGTGCCGGCCTCGAGCGCGGCGAGCGTGCTCCGCAAACCGATCGCACCGGTCACCGCGTTGAGCACGACGTCGGCGTCGCCGGCGGCGATCCGCTCGCTCGCGGCGGGACCGAGCTCGATGTCCTCGACCCGGTTCGGCAGTCCGGTGCGGGCGGCCTCGGCGTCGAGGAGGCGGCGGATCTCCGCGGCATCGGCGTCCCCGGGGGCGGCGGCGCCGATCCGGCGGGCGCCCAGCCGCACGGCCTGCTCGACGAGCAGTCCGATGTTCGATCCGGCGGCGAGTGAGGTCACGGCGAAGCGATCGGGTTCGGCGAGCGCGACATCGACGGCCTGGGTGCCCACGGAACCGGTCGACCCGATTAGACTGATATGACGAACGTTCACGCTGACCGATGATGTCACTGAATCCTTAGAGGACAGTGAGGTCCCCTGCATCATCATCCGGGGTCAGATACGCGTTCCGACCACGAT
This window harbors:
- the dxr gene encoding 1-deoxy-D-xylulose-5-phosphate reductoisomerase yields the protein MNVRHISLIGSTGSVGTQAVDVALAEPDRFAVTSLAAGSNIGLLVEQAVRLGARRIGAAAPGDADAAEIRRLLDAEAARTGLPNRVEDIELGPAASERIAAGDADVVLNAVTGAIGLRSTLAALEAGTDVALANKESLIVGGPVVLAAAARTGARLIPVDSEHSAIAQALRAGRADEVRRLVITASGGPFRGMSRAELDSVTPAQALVHPTWNMGTVITTNSATLVNKGLEVIEAHLLFDIDYDRIDVVVHPQSQIHSMVEYVDGSTLAQVSPPDMRLPIAYALGTDRSGATRRVPGAAAPNDWTSPTTWTFEPVDREAFPALDLAYRAGRHGGTAPAVYNAANEVLVDAFHAGRITFGQIGDGIAAALDSLTGDGAQSVPGADRAESELTLETVLAADAAARAHARELVDR